The Natronocella acetinitrilica genome has a segment encoding these proteins:
- a CDS encoding 2-hydroxychromene-2-carboxylate isomerase, translating into MQIEFFFDTVSPYSYVAASQVPALERRTGATVRWRPFFLGGLFKTIGNRAPLELPAKARYLWHDLERLARFHGIALRKPDNFPFNSLTAQRALAAMDDDACRAAAQQLFQARWAEGRPIDEEQSLTGILGSEALAGAGTAGARDALKANTEEAAERGAFGAPTFFIGDALFFGCDRLHIIEAELLAGR; encoded by the coding sequence ATGCAGATCGAATTCTTTTTTGACACCGTAAGCCCCTACAGTTACGTGGCCGCATCACAGGTACCGGCGCTGGAGAGGCGCACTGGTGCAACGGTTCGCTGGCGGCCCTTTTTTCTCGGTGGACTGTTCAAGACCATCGGCAATCGCGCGCCCCTGGAACTGCCTGCCAAGGCGCGCTATCTCTGGCACGACCTGGAGCGCCTGGCCCGCTTTCATGGCATTGCGCTGCGCAAGCCCGACAACTTTCCTTTCAACAGCCTGACGGCACAACGCGCACTGGCGGCAATGGATGACGACGCCTGCCGCGCGGCGGCGCAGCAATTATTTCAGGCCCGTTGGGCCGAGGGGCGGCCTATCGACGAGGAGCAGTCGCTCACCGGCATACTGGGATCGGAAGCCCTGGCTGGTGCGGGCACGGCGGGCGCCAGGGATGCACTGAAGGCGAATACGGAGGAAGCTGCAGAACGCGGCGCCTTCGGTGCCCCGACCTTTTTCATCGGCGACGCGCTTTTCTTCGGCTGTGACCGACTGCATATCATCGAGGCGGAACTACTCGCCGGACGCTGA
- the glxR gene encoding 2-hydroxy-3-oxopropionate reductase, whose product MSKIGFIGLGIMGAPMAGHLIAAGHELFTSTHHKAAPKELVDAGMKELPTPKAVAEAADIIITIVPDTPQVEAVLFGADGIAEGLSKGKVVVDMSSISPMATKEFAKRINDKGGQYLDAPVSGGEVGAKNAALTIMVGGEQATFDKIKPLFELMGKNITLVGGNGDGQTCKVANQIIVALNIQAVAEALTFASKAGADPAKVRSALMGGFASSKILEVHGERMIKRTFDPGFRVRLHQKDLNLALSGAKELGVALPNTAIAQQMFSVCNANGGEDWDHSALVRAIEKMSNHEIG is encoded by the coding sequence ATGAGTAAAATCGGATTCATTGGTCTTGGCATCATGGGCGCACCCATGGCGGGGCATCTCATCGCGGCCGGACATGAACTGTTCACCAGCACGCACCACAAGGCCGCACCGAAAGAGTTGGTGGATGCCGGCATGAAGGAGTTGCCGACGCCCAAGGCCGTGGCCGAGGCTGCGGACATCATCATCACCATTGTTCCCGATACCCCGCAGGTTGAAGCGGTGCTTTTCGGTGCCGACGGCATTGCCGAGGGGTTGAGCAAAGGCAAGGTGGTGGTGGACATGAGTTCCATCTCGCCCATGGCCACCAAGGAGTTCGCCAAGCGAATCAACGACAAGGGTGGCCAGTACCTGGATGCGCCGGTCTCCGGCGGGGAAGTGGGCGCCAAGAACGCGGCTCTTACCATCATGGTGGGTGGCGAGCAGGCAACCTTCGACAAGATCAAACCGCTCTTCGAACTGATGGGCAAGAACATCACCCTGGTGGGTGGCAACGGTGATGGCCAGACCTGCAAGGTCGCGAACCAGATCATCGTGGCGCTCAACATCCAGGCTGTTGCCGAAGCCCTGACATTCGCATCCAAGGCTGGCGCCGATCCCGCCAAGGTGCGCTCCGCGCTCATGGGTGGCTTTGCCTCGTCGAAGATTCTTGAAGTCCATGGCGAGCGCATGATCAAGCGCACCTTCGATCCGGGCTTCCGTGTTCGCCTGCACCAGAAGGATCTCAACCTGGCGCTGTCCGGCGCCAAGGAGCTCGGCGTCGCCCTGCCCAACACCGCCATCGCCCAGCAGATGTTCAGCGTCTGCAATGCCAATGGCGGCGAGGACTGGGATCACTCCGCCCTGGTGCGCGCCATCGAGAAAATGAGCAACCACGAAATCGGTTGA
- the hyi gene encoding hydroxypyruvate isomerase encodes MPKFAANLSMLFNELDFAERFEAAARAGFRGVEYLFPYAWSADELARRLRTFNLTQVLHNLPAGDWEAGERGIACHPDRQTEFREGVELAVEYATTLGCGQVNCLAGVAPEGLTEEHARATFVDNLRHAAGVLEKAGIRLLIEPINTRDIPGFFLNGTRQALDIMDEVGSDNLRLQYDVYHMQIMEGDLAHTLEAHLPRIAHVQIADNPGRHEPGTGEINYPFLFSHLDRIGYQGWIGCEYKPAAGTTEGLAWLPRDD; translated from the coding sequence ATGCCGAAATTCGCCGCCAATCTGTCCATGCTGTTCAATGAACTGGACTTCGCCGAACGCTTCGAAGCCGCCGCGAGGGCCGGCTTCCGTGGCGTCGAGTACCTGTTTCCCTACGCCTGGAGCGCCGACGAACTGGCGCGCCGCCTGCGCACATTCAACCTCACCCAGGTCCTGCACAATCTCCCGGCGGGCGACTGGGAAGCCGGCGAGCGGGGTATCGCCTGTCACCCGGATCGCCAGACAGAGTTCCGTGAAGGGGTGGAGCTTGCCGTGGAATATGCCACCACCCTGGGCTGTGGCCAGGTGAACTGCCTCGCGGGTGTTGCACCCGAGGGGCTGACGGAGGAGCATGCCCGGGCGACCTTTGTGGACAACCTGCGGCATGCGGCGGGTGTCCTGGAGAAGGCCGGTATCCGCCTGCTGATCGAGCCCATCAATACCCGGGATATTCCGGGTTTCTTCCTCAATGGTACGCGGCAGGCGCTGGACATCATGGATGAAGTGGGGTCGGATAACCTGCGTTTGCAGTACGATGTCTATCACATGCAGATCATGGAAGGGGATCTCGCCCATACGCTGGAAGCGCATCTGCCTCGCATCGCTCATGTGCAGATTGCCGACAACCCGGGACGTCACGAACCGGGCACGGGAGAGATCAACTATCCGTTCCTGTTTTCCCACCTGGATCGTATCGGCTACCAGGGGTGGATCGGATGTGAGTACAAACCCGCTGCCGGGACCACGGAGGGATTGGCTTGGCTACCGCGGGACGACTGA
- the xdhC gene encoding xanthine dehydrogenase accessory protein XdhC, with the protein MRPWLAALKRFEEADTPCVMVTLLRSAGSAPREGGAKMVVSATESVGTLGGGTVELLAQQKARTLLDAADPAPHEEEFILNDAIDQACGGRMTVLFEPLYPPPLVIAIVGAGHVGQALVNVLGPVHCRVHWFDARASLFPDAMPGNARRHEFVEPASIMQVLPAGGALLAMSHSHDLDLQVVAAGLRRDDLALVGTIGSATKRGRMLHRLRDMGLEDAARQRLICPVGLPGVGGKAPADIAIAIAAQLLAMEQRV; encoded by the coding sequence GTGAGACCGTGGCTCGCGGCACTCAAGCGTTTCGAGGAGGCGGACACGCCCTGCGTCATGGTGACCCTGCTGCGCAGCGCCGGCTCGGCGCCGCGGGAGGGTGGGGCCAAGATGGTGGTCAGTGCCACCGAGTCCGTGGGAACGCTCGGCGGGGGCACGGTTGAACTGCTGGCGCAGCAGAAGGCCCGCACGCTGCTCGATGCGGCAGACCCGGCGCCTCACGAGGAGGAGTTCATCCTCAACGATGCCATAGACCAGGCCTGCGGCGGGCGCATGACGGTGCTGTTCGAGCCGCTGTATCCGCCACCGCTGGTCATTGCCATCGTCGGAGCAGGGCATGTCGGGCAGGCGCTGGTCAACGTGCTGGGCCCGGTGCACTGCCGCGTGCACTGGTTTGATGCAAGGGCGTCACTGTTTCCGGATGCCATGCCGGGCAACGCCCGCCGCCACGAATTCGTGGAGCCGGCGTCGATCATGCAGGTCCTGCCTGCCGGCGGAGCACTGCTGGCGATGAGTCATAGTCACGACCTGGACCTGCAGGTGGTGGCTGCCGGGCTGCGCCGGGATGACCTGGCCCTGGTCGGCACCATCGGCTCGGCAACCAAGCGTGGCCGCATGCTGCACCGCTTGCGGGATATGGGCCTGGAGGATGCCGCCAGGCAACGGCTCATCTGTCCCGTCGGCCTGCCGGGGGTGGGTGGCAAGGCCCCGGCGGACATCGCCATTGCCATCGCCGCCCAGCTTCTCGCCATGGAGCAGCGGGTATGA
- the xdhB gene encoding xanthine dehydrogenase molybdopterin binding subunit — MSRRDGWAGFKAAESARTAHHALAHESAVGHVTGSALYIDDLPEPRDLLHAWVRLSDRAHAGISQLDVSPCRAAPGVAAVMTFDDLPAGTDVGPVAPGDLVFANGEVLYHGQALFAVAANSIAQARFAAMLADVGYDDRDAILEIDQALEKQAFVLPTREIAQGDAGGAIRQAPHRLRGRLRIGGQDHFYLEGHVAMAVPQEGGDMLVYSSTQHPSEVQHLVAGVLGVPDHAVVVEARRLGGGFGGKETQPAHIAAIAALLAQRAGRPVKLRLDRDDDMVMTGKRHDFLVDYDAGFDDEGRIHGVEFMLASRCGISPDLSASINDRAMYHADNAYYLPNVRIVSHRCFTNTVSNTAFRGFGGPQGMMAIEYLLDEIARHLGLDPLAVRRANLYGKGERSLTPYGQVVEHNILPQLFDEIEHSAEYAARRRAVADFNRRHPVFRKGLAITPVKFGISFTTTHLNQAGALVLVYTDGSVQLNHGGIEMGQGLYTKVAQLVAEEFGVAMERVRVTATTTGKVPNTSATAASSGSDLNGAAAVAACGKIRARLLEFAASHFSVQQSGLRLVDDALFAGQRRLCSFPELCKLAYLHRIQLSDTGFYATPDIHVDKSTLRGKPFFYFAYGVACSEVLVDTLTGEYRLLRADILHDCGQSLNPAIDIGQIEGGFIQGMGWLTTEELCWDDRGRLTTHAPSTYKIPAAGDTPTDFRVRIADWSRNPAATVRRSKAVGEPPLMLAISVFHALKDAVASVAPGPGSVPLDAPATPERVFMAMEQLRARGLQEAPGRKTVAET; from the coding sequence GTGAGTCGGCGCGACGGCTGGGCTGGCTTCAAGGCCGCGGAGTCGGCCCGCACGGCACATCATGCGCTTGCCCATGAATCCGCGGTGGGCCATGTGACCGGCAGCGCGCTTTACATCGACGATCTGCCCGAGCCCCGCGATCTGCTGCATGCCTGGGTGCGCTTGAGTGACCGGGCCCATGCCGGGATCAGCCAACTGGATGTCTCTCCGTGTCGAGCGGCCCCCGGCGTCGCGGCGGTGATGACCTTCGATGATCTCCCTGCCGGCACCGATGTGGGGCCGGTCGCGCCGGGAGATCTCGTCTTCGCCAATGGCGAGGTGCTCTACCATGGTCAGGCGCTGTTCGCCGTAGCGGCGAACAGCATTGCCCAGGCGCGATTCGCAGCCATGCTGGCCGATGTTGGCTACGACGACCGCGACGCCATACTGGAAATTGACCAGGCCCTGGAGAAGCAGGCCTTTGTACTGCCTACCCGCGAAATCGCCCAGGGCGATGCCGGCGGCGCCATTCGGCAGGCGCCACATCGGCTGCGGGGGCGGCTGCGCATCGGTGGCCAGGACCACTTCTACCTGGAAGGCCATGTCGCCATGGCGGTGCCCCAGGAAGGCGGCGACATGCTGGTCTACAGCTCCACCCAGCATCCCTCGGAGGTGCAGCATCTGGTTGCCGGCGTGCTCGGTGTGCCCGACCATGCCGTGGTGGTGGAAGCCCGTCGCCTGGGGGGCGGCTTCGGCGGCAAGGAGACCCAGCCCGCCCACATCGCCGCCATCGCGGCACTACTGGCGCAGCGCGCGGGCCGCCCGGTCAAGCTGCGGCTCGACCGCGACGACGACATGGTGATGACCGGCAAACGGCATGATTTCCTCGTGGACTACGACGCCGGCTTCGACGACGAGGGCCGCATCCACGGCGTTGAGTTCATGCTGGCCTCGCGCTGCGGCATTTCTCCGGATCTCTCCGCGTCGATCAATGACCGGGCGATGTACCACGCGGACAATGCCTATTACCTGCCCAACGTGCGCATTGTCTCGCACCGCTGCTTCACCAATACAGTGTCCAACACCGCCTTCCGGGGTTTTGGCGGGCCCCAGGGGATGATGGCAATTGAATACCTCCTCGACGAAATCGCCCGCCACCTGGGTCTGGACCCCCTGGCCGTTCGACGGGCGAACCTCTACGGCAAGGGCGAGCGCAGTCTTACCCCGTATGGACAGGTGGTAGAGCACAACATCCTGCCGCAGCTTTTCGACGAGATTGAGCACAGCGCCGAGTATGCTGCACGACGCCGTGCGGTGGCGGATTTCAATCGCCGTCACCCTGTTTTTCGCAAGGGGCTCGCAATAACGCCGGTGAAGTTCGGGATTTCCTTTACCACCACGCACCTCAATCAGGCCGGGGCGCTGGTGTTGGTGTACACCGATGGCAGCGTGCAGTTGAACCATGGCGGTATCGAGATGGGCCAGGGCCTGTACACCAAGGTTGCGCAGCTGGTGGCGGAGGAGTTCGGTGTTGCCATGGAGCGGGTGCGGGTGACGGCCACCACCACCGGCAAGGTCCCCAACACTTCCGCAACTGCTGCATCCTCCGGCTCCGATCTCAACGGTGCCGCTGCCGTGGCTGCCTGTGGGAAGATCAGAGCCCGGCTGCTTGAATTTGCGGCCTCGCATTTCTCCGTGCAGCAGTCCGGGCTGCGCCTCGTGGATGACGCCCTGTTTGCCGGGCAGCGTAGGCTTTGCAGCTTCCCCGAGCTCTGCAAGCTCGCCTATCTGCATCGTATCCAGCTCTCGGATACCGGCTTTTACGCCACACCGGATATCCATGTGGACAAGAGCACCCTGCGCGGCAAGCCTTTCTTCTATTTCGCCTACGGTGTTGCCTGCAGCGAGGTGCTTGTGGATACGCTCACCGGTGAGTACCGCCTGCTTCGGGCCGACATCCTCCACGACTGTGGCCAATCCCTGAACCCTGCTATTGATATCGGCCAGATAGAGGGTGGCTTCATCCAGGGCATGGGCTGGCTGACCACCGAGGAACTCTGCTGGGACGACCGCGGCCGCCTCACCACCCATGCGCCCAGCACCTACAAGATCCCTGCGGCAGGGGACACGCCAACGGATTTCCGCGTCCGCATTGCCGACTGGAGCCGCAACCCCGCAGCCACCGTTCGCCGCTCCAAGGCGGTGGGGGAGCCGCCACTGATGCTGGCCATCAGTGTGTTCCACGCCCTCAAGGACGCCGTGGCCAGTGTTGCACCGGGCCCAGGCAGCGTCCCGCTGGATGCCCCGGCCACGCCCGAGCGGGTATTCATGGCCATGGAGCAACTGCGCGCCCGGGGGCTGCAAGAGGCACCAGGCAGGAAGACGGTGGCCGAGACGTGA
- the xdhA gene encoding xanthine dehydrogenase small subunit yields the protein MGQAIRFLLGFEEQSLTGVDPNMTVLEWLRTEARRTGTKEGCAEGDCGACTVVLAEPDAHGGLSYTAVNACILFLPVLHGRQLITVEHLRDPDGALHPVQAAMVKAHASQCGFCTPGFVMSLFARFHQGSAEDDLRLEDVLAGNLCRCTGYRPILDAGREVLGAGQREDHFTRREAATLARLQALDDGEPLDLSVHGRRYFAPRSVDALATRLAAEPDATLLAGGTDVGLWVTKQHRVLDNLIDTNRVVELSSIAECDQYLDIGAAVSHGRAMQPIARHYPDFGELLRRFASVQIRNTGTIGGNVANGSPIGDSMPVLIALGAELVLRRADQQRTVPIEAFYLDYRMTNLQPGEFLERVRIPLRPDCVLRCYKISKRFDQDISAACLGILLRLDGGVVQEVRIGVGGMAAIPARALATEQALTGRPWTAEAVEDAADTLEQEFQPLSDMRASADYRRRMMRQLLRRCLLEATQPELVTRVPHYREAAL from the coding sequence ATGGGGCAGGCAATCCGCTTCCTGCTCGGATTCGAGGAGCAGTCGCTGACTGGCGTCGATCCGAACATGACCGTACTCGAGTGGCTACGCACCGAGGCGCGACGCACCGGGACCAAGGAGGGTTGTGCCGAGGGCGATTGTGGTGCCTGCACCGTTGTCCTTGCCGAGCCCGACGCCCACGGCGGCCTCTCCTACACGGCCGTCAATGCCTGCATCCTGTTTCTTCCCGTCTTGCACGGCCGGCAACTCATCACCGTCGAGCATCTGCGCGACCCGGATGGCGCCTTGCATCCCGTGCAGGCAGCCATGGTTAAGGCCCATGCCTCCCAATGCGGCTTTTGTACGCCGGGCTTTGTCATGTCCCTGTTTGCCCGATTCCACCAGGGCAGTGCCGAGGATGATCTGCGCCTGGAGGATGTGCTGGCAGGCAACCTGTGCCGCTGTACCGGCTATCGGCCAATACTCGATGCCGGCCGCGAAGTGTTGGGTGCAGGACAGCGAGAAGACCACTTCACCCGGCGCGAAGCGGCGACCCTGGCAAGACTGCAGGCTCTTGACGATGGTGAGCCCCTGGACTTGAGTGTCCACGGACGGCGCTACTTCGCGCCGCGCAGCGTCGATGCCCTGGCGACGCGGCTTGCCGCCGAGCCGGACGCCACGCTGCTTGCCGGCGGCACCGACGTGGGGCTGTGGGTCACCAAGCAGCATCGAGTGCTGGATAACCTCATTGATACCAATCGCGTGGTGGAGCTATCCAGCATTGCCGAGTGCGACCAATACCTGGACATCGGTGCAGCGGTGAGCCATGGGCGTGCAATGCAACCAATCGCCCGACACTATCCCGACTTCGGGGAGCTGCTGCGCCGTTTCGCATCGGTACAGATCCGCAATACCGGCACCATTGGCGGCAATGTCGCCAATGGCTCGCCCATCGGTGATTCCATGCCCGTGCTCATCGCGCTGGGCGCAGAATTGGTGCTGCGCCGCGCAGACCAGCAACGCACGGTCCCGATCGAAGCGTTCTATCTGGACTACCGCATGACGAACCTGCAACCCGGGGAATTCCTGGAGCGCGTTCGCATCCCGTTGCGCCCTGATTGCGTGCTGCGTTGCTACAAGATCTCGAAGCGCTTCGATCAGGACATTTCTGCTGCCTGTCTCGGCATTCTGCTGCGCCTTGACGGCGGTGTGGTGCAAGAGGTGCGCATTGGGGTCGGTGGCATGGCGGCCATTCCGGCCCGCGCCCTGGCCACCGAGCAGGCGCTGACCGGGCGCCCGTGGACTGCAGAGGCGGTGGAAGATGCTGCGGACACCCTGGAACAGGAGTTCCAGCCCCTCAGCGACATGCGTGCCAGCGCCGATTACCGGCGCCGCATGATGCGCCAGCTGCTCCGGCGCTGCCTGCTGGAAGCCACCCAGCCGGAACTGGTGACGCGGGTTCCCCACTATCGTGAGGCGGCGCTGTGA
- the guaD gene encoding guanine deaminase, whose product MAYLVRGTIVHCPREAGGQPTLETFDDGVMLVDDGHVQRIGPATTLLRSDLKDLPVEDHSGSMILPGLIDTHIHYPQTDIIASYGEQLLEWLNRYTFPAEAAFGDAEVAAETAAFFIDELLRNGTTTALVLGTVHAQSVDAIFAAAAARDMRIAAGKVLMDRHAPDNLLDTAESGYRDSQALIERWHGQGRLLYAITPRFAPTSSEAQLAATGRLARAYPETFVHTHVAENSSEVAWVRALFPDERSYLDVYDRYGLVRERSVFAHCIHLDDDDRRRMAEQGAAAAFCPTSNLFLGSGLFDYAQAREAGMRVGLATDVGGGTSFSMLRTAAEAYKVSALHGQPLSAATMLHLCTRAGASALYLDDRIGGFDPGMEADFIVVNPAATPLTGRRDRAATTIEERLFALFTLGDDRHITATYLRGVRQMPAA is encoded by the coding sequence ATGGCTTACCTTGTTCGCGGCACCATTGTGCACTGCCCCCGTGAAGCGGGTGGGCAGCCGACGCTGGAGACCTTCGACGATGGCGTCATGCTGGTGGACGACGGCCACGTGCAGCGCATCGGTCCGGCGACGACGCTGCTGCGTTCTGACCTTAAAGACCTGCCGGTCGAGGATCACTCGGGGTCGATGATCCTGCCGGGGCTGATCGACACGCACATCCACTATCCCCAGACGGACATCATCGCCAGTTACGGTGAACAGTTGCTGGAATGGCTGAATCGCTACACTTTCCCGGCGGAGGCCGCGTTTGGCGATGCGGAAGTCGCCGCGGAGACGGCGGCATTTTTCATCGATGAATTGCTGCGCAACGGCACCACCACGGCCCTGGTGTTGGGTACGGTCCATGCCCAGTCCGTGGACGCCATTTTTGCCGCTGCCGCCGCCCGGGACATGCGCATCGCCGCGGGCAAGGTGCTGATGGACCGCCATGCGCCGGACAATCTTCTCGATACCGCTGAGTCGGGCTACCGGGACAGCCAGGCGCTGATCGAGCGCTGGCACGGGCAGGGGCGGCTGCTTTACGCAATAACACCGCGCTTTGCGCCGACCTCCAGTGAGGCGCAGCTTGCTGCCACGGGTCGCCTTGCCCGGGCCTACCCGGAGACGTTCGTACACACCCATGTGGCGGAGAACAGCTCCGAGGTGGCCTGGGTGAGGGCGCTGTTTCCCGATGAGCGAAGCTACCTCGACGTCTACGATCGCTACGGTCTGGTGCGGGAACGATCCGTCTTTGCGCACTGCATTCATCTGGACGACGACGACCGCCGGCGCATGGCGGAGCAGGGCGCGGCTGCTGCCTTCTGCCCCACTTCAAACCTGTTCCTTGGGAGTGGCCTGTTCGACTATGCCCAGGCCCGTGAGGCGGGGATGCGGGTGGGGCTGGCCACGGACGTTGGTGGTGGCACCAGTTTCTCGATGCTGCGCACGGCGGCGGAGGCCTACAAGGTGTCTGCGCTGCACGGTCAGCCACTGTCCGCTGCCACCATGCTCCACCTCTGCACCCGGGCCGGGGCCAGTGCACTATACCTGGATGACCGTATCGGTGGCTTCGACCCGGGCATGGAGGCGGATTTCATCGTCGTCAACCCCGCGGCCACACCGCTCACCGGCCGGCGGGACAGGGCCGCCACGACAATCGAGGAGCGCCTGTTTGCCCTGTTTACCCTGGGAGATGACCGCCACATTACGGCCACCTATCTCCGCGGTGTCAGGCAAATGCCAGCCGCATGA
- a CDS encoding RsmB/NOP family class I SAM-dependent RNA methyltransferase — protein sequence MTRPLDPRARFPDREALAERIFSRYATIIDDADALFAALRRPLPQTLWANRLRISRERLAELLREDGLASTALPWWDQGLRLDAEARPGLHWGFFAGLFQVQEEVSMVPVTCLDPQPGDRVLDLCAAPGNKTAQIAVAMANRGTVVANDSSRGRIPAIRQTTKRLGLVNVSVTVRDGQGLHARAGGFDRVLVDAPCTCEGTFRKSRVPQIVADDVRQRTARIQQRLLTRAVSLTRPGGRIVYSTCTFSPEENEAVVDAVLRAHPGSLQVRPIRIPGLNHAPGLLHWGDQSFDPVLVGAARIWPHHNDSGGFFVVVLDKAATAPGPDEAAAFFRPAAAPDEWKQPFSERFGMSSAVWDGLQLVRRGGRHIHAISSDHQAPQAPAPDVLGLPMVRRKSLPLKPTTAAVLLLGHHASRNVVDLDAGQLGLYQRRETAVMEPDQLLRCSGPGHVIVRFRDQVIGLGQLIYDRETPTVWLHSFMPKAWGPVDAGSASGE from the coding sequence ATGACCAGGCCGCTTGATCCCCGGGCCCGGTTCCCGGATCGGGAAGCCCTCGCTGAGCGAATCTTCTCCCGCTACGCGACCATCATCGACGATGCGGATGCCCTGTTTGCCGCGTTACGCCGCCCCTTGCCACAAACGCTGTGGGCCAATCGCCTGCGCATCAGTCGGGAAAGACTGGCAGAACTGCTGCGGGAGGACGGCCTCGCGAGCACCGCGCTGCCCTGGTGGGATCAGGGCCTGCGGCTCGACGCCGAGGCCCGGCCCGGACTGCACTGGGGCTTTTTTGCAGGCCTGTTCCAGGTGCAGGAAGAGGTCTCCATGGTGCCCGTAACCTGTCTCGATCCACAGCCCGGTGATCGGGTGCTCGACCTTTGCGCCGCTCCCGGCAACAAGACCGCACAGATCGCCGTCGCCATGGCTAACCGGGGTACGGTGGTTGCCAACGACAGCAGCAGGGGCCGCATTCCCGCCATTCGCCAGACCACCAAACGCCTGGGCCTGGTGAATGTCTCGGTCACGGTGCGTGATGGCCAGGGGTTGCATGCCCGCGCCGGTGGTTTTGATCGCGTCCTGGTGGATGCCCCCTGCACCTGCGAGGGGACCTTCCGCAAGAGTCGAGTGCCGCAGATTGTTGCCGATGATGTCCGGCAGCGCACCGCGCGCATCCAGCAACGCCTTCTCACTAGGGCGGTGTCACTGACCCGGCCAGGCGGTCGAATCGTCTATTCCACCTGCACCTTCTCTCCGGAGGAGAACGAAGCCGTCGTGGACGCAGTGTTGCGGGCCCATCCCGGCAGCCTGCAAGTCCGGCCCATTCGGATTCCCGGTCTCAACCATGCACCGGGGCTACTGCATTGGGGGGATCAATCCTTCGATCCGGTCCTTGTTGGTGCCGCCCGCATCTGGCCCCACCACAATGACAGCGGTGGATTCTTCGTGGTTGTTCTGGACAAGGCAGCAACTGCGCCGGGCCCGGATGAGGCAGCGGCATTCTTTCGGCCGGCGGCAGCCCCGGACGAATGGAAACAGCCCTTTTCCGAACGTTTCGGCATGTCCAGCGCGGTGTGGGACGGTTTGCAGCTCGTGCGGCGCGGCGGCCGCCATATTCATGCGATCTCCAGTGATCACCAGGCGCCCCAGGCGCCGGCGCCGGATGTGCTCGGTCTGCCAATGGTCCGGCGCAAGAGCCTGCCACTGAAACCCACCACCGCCGCCGTGCTGCTGTTGGGGCACCATGCAAGTCGCAACGTGGTGGACCTCGATGCCGGGCAGCTGGGCTTGTACCAGCGCCGCGAGACAGCCGTGATGGAGCCGGACCAGCTGCTGCGCTGCAGTGGGCCGGGGCATGTGATCGTACGCTTCCGCGATCAGGTTATCGGCCTGGGGCAGCTGATCTACGATCGCGAGACACCCACGGTCTGGCTGCACAGCTTCATGCCCAAGGCCTGGGGGCCGGTGGATGCGGGGTCAGCGTCCGGCGAGTAG
- a CDS encoding ABC transporter substrate-binding protein, whose protein sequence is MFRWKHYLSCAAVSVVAGVLFASAASAQETRIRFQLDWRFEGPSAPFLMAVERGYFAEEGLNVVVDSGSGSAGAINRVASGAYEMGFGDMNALVEFLANNPDGPGIKGVYVVYDGTPAAVFARRDRGIESPADLEGKTMGAPSFDTGYRAWGIFASANGLAADSVDWQNVDPALRETLLVRGDVDAITGFYFTSLLNLESRGMGMDDLTIMPFPEFDVPLYGNAIVVSNRFAESNPEAVSGFLRAFNRALRETLADPDAAIQYVRNRDSLIDVEMETRRLRLAIESSIDTEDARAHGAGAVNQERLERSIQLVADAYDLPQVPDADSVFSSEFLPDQQDRMIFPD, encoded by the coding sequence ATGTTTCGATGGAAGCACTATCTATCTTGCGCGGCGGTCTCGGTGGTTGCCGGTGTGCTGTTTGCCAGCGCTGCCTCGGCCCAGGAGACCCGCATCCGGTTTCAACTCGACTGGCGGTTCGAGGGCCCCAGCGCCCCATTTCTCATGGCCGTGGAGCGGGGCTACTTCGCCGAAGAAGGTCTGAACGTGGTGGTGGATTCCGGCAGTGGCTCCGCCGGTGCAATCAACCGGGTGGCATCCGGGGCCTACGAGATGGGCTTTGGCGACATGAACGCCCTGGTGGAGTTTCTGGCAAACAACCCGGATGGCCCCGGCATCAAGGGCGTCTATGTGGTGTATGACGGCACCCCGGCCGCTGTCTTCGCCCGCCGTGATCGGGGTATCGAATCCCCGGCTGACCTGGAAGGCAAGACCATGGGCGCACCGTCCTTCGATACCGGCTACCGGGCCTGGGGTATTTTTGCCAGCGCCAATGGGCTGGCTGCCGACAGTGTCGACTGGCAGAACGTCGACCCCGCCCTGCGCGAAACCCTGCTGGTGCGCGGTGACGTGGATGCAATCACCGGTTTCTACTTCACCAGCCTGCTCAACCTGGAATCCCGCGGCATGGGTATGGACGACCTGACCATCATGCCGTTCCCGGAATTCGATGTGCCCTTGTATGGCAATGCCATCGTGGTTAGTAACCGGTTTGCCGAGAGCAACCCGGAGGCCGTGAGTGGTTTCCTGCGGGCCTTCAATCGCGCACTTCGCGAGACCCTGGCCGACCCGGATGCGGCCATCCAGTATGTGCGCAATCGCGACTCGCTCATCGACGTGGAGATGGAAACCCGGCGCCTGCGCCTCGCCATCGAGAGCTCCATCGACACTGAAGATGCCCGCGCTCATGGTGCAGGCGCGGTGAACCAGGAGCGGCTTGAACGATCCATCCAACTCGTTGCAGACGCCTACGATCTGCCCCAGGTGCCGGATGCCGATTCGGTGTTTTCCTCCGAGTTCCTGCCGGATCAGCAGGATCGGATGATCTTCCCTGACTGA